The DNA region GAGCTCACTTATTGCAATGTAATGGAGagctttaaaaaaatatagtcaaagtCAGAAAAAATATAGAACTTTTACGAGAAAAGACAAACCCTAGAGCTCATAGTAAGTTTTGTTCTCCatttctctttgtttttttgtCCCTCTCTCTTCTTCTCTCTATTTTCTTCACTttcctcttctcttctctttttcGCGTTTGAATTTCAGAGAATTAAAGCCTTGACCATAGCACAATAGAAACATTGTCGTCGGCGATCTAGTATGATTCCGGTATGAATGATTTGGGCCGGAGTTTGAGGCAACAATCTGCGTTTTACGCTTCTAGAGTCTatattttagtaagattttacCCTCTCACTGCAAGTGTTTGAGTTATCGTAGAATAGCTTAGAAAATATAGGTTGAATCCCAAAAACTttgtaatttattaaattaattgtcgTTTTCTAATCAATCAAGTAACTACATATTTTTGAGAGATCTAGGGTTGTAGATTATTGAAATGCAAGTAAAATGAGATTAAATCAATATGATGACACCAAGTGgatagaaaaaattatttatagaacattCAAGATtcaacaatcatcaataaacatcCACTTTCTCTCTCGAGACAATGGGATCTTATAGCCTACAATCCTCTGCTTTCATAGCTTTCCAATACAATCCAAGACATTAAGAGAAAATCAAATCTATTATGGATTACACCACTTTCATGGGGAGCACTAATCCATAATTTGATGGTTGGTAACAAGGTGTAAAACTCGTTATTCCCTTGTCATTGCCTTGATCTATTCATCTCAAAGGTTGAATTAGCCTCAAAGCCTAACTCTTGTTGTTCCTTTGATACCAAACATGGAACTCTCAAGACGATGAAAAAAACATGACCATCTGCTATAATCAAAAAAACATGATCAAGCCATCAACTAATCATAACAATGGGAGAACCCCACTCTAAAAGACAAATTTTAAtgtacaaacaaacaaacatggATTCAAATTAGAAATCACGCATAAtaaaggattcaaataaaaataagaaaattcaataacaaactaataaagcaaaatgaagagagAAGATCACGAATTACTTAAAAAGTAGATAATGATGATAGCAAATAAGAGAGGGTACATGTTGGGATTTTGTGACTCGAATCGATTCTAAGATCGAGTTTTAAGATGAAATCAAGAGATTGGTCGAAGTGCACGGAGTAGCTACTGGATTGGAAGACGCCCAGGTCGTGGGCCGTATGTTTGGTCGCGCGTCGCGAGTCTCTGAAGGAAAAACTACTGTTTTGAAAAACAGGTAGGTCGCGGGCCGCGGGTTGTGTAGTTTTTTGCGGGTTTTCAGTTTTTGCACGTTCTTTTGACGGTTACTTAGTTTTTGGGCCGGTTTCTTTGTGATTGTTAACCTaatatctttttattaaatgacaGACTATATAAACCCCtcttgtaattagaattaggggATGATGCATGAAatacaaagtgaggaaaactaagaaagaaaaagtttggagagccattgttgtggcttctcgttcatcttgtaatctcccggcttatagtgaaaagtttattctcgatGCCgatggatgtagctatcacgttgatagtgaaacACGTtcatttctcggtgtgattttctttattgtttgtttgaagcTTTATTGCTTtccattattgttttcgatctttgcttccgtTGTCGCACAACAGTACATGTCTTGTGTTGCCTTAATATACCCCAATGGTATCTCTTTAACCTCGAGTCTATTCCATACGACGGCATGTGCTATGCTATCATAAGTCTTGTGTTGCCTTAATATACCCCAATGGATTGTCTTGGTATGAACCCAAATTGGTTCTCTCATGTAAGCTTCCTCTCTATCACTATCTCTCAAAGTTTCATCGTGTGCAGAAAATTTTGATCCTTGTGTAATTACCTCATACTTCAGCATCATCTTTGTTTTTATGTAGTGGAATAATTGTGCTTCCCCTTCATTTTGAAAAGCTTTTCTAACAATAAATTACATGTTTCGCCTAAGCAACTCCACACCTCAATAGGAACTTTATTGCCCCGATTTGCTTAGCTCTTTCCATTTTCAACTATTCCATTGTTATCTCTTTGGAAAGTCCATATTCATAAGGACCTCGTAGGTTTCGTACGTTGATAGTTCCTCTTCAATCTTCATACTTCCTTTGGGCCCCTAGTTCATTGAAcaattgagaaaaatatgatAAAGTTCTAGAATTAAACATTTATTAGTTGTTCTGGGCAATTCATCCCCTGCCTTCTCCATATTTTCGCCAATGATTGAATAAAGGCAGTGACTCGTGACATTGTCTTTCAGCCTTTGCTGTGTGAGTGTCCTCCTTGCGCACCACCTCTCCAATGGGCTCCTAtattcacacacacacacccataTGCATGCAACTCCACTCGACTTAAggttcttcttccttttctaaGCTAGCCATGAAATCCAACCTTGAAGGCAAGTCTTTGTCCACTTTGTCTAGCAGAAAACATATCGAGTTTGTGTTTTCTACTTGGATCATGGACATGGGTTCCTTACGGTTAAAGCATAACCAACCCTGGTATTTAGTGCTTAAATATATCAATCTTGAAAGTAGCTTTTTAGAAATAATAGTAGAGATTCTAAATGTTCATTAAAACACTAGATCATCTTCTATAAAAGTCTAGTACAAATTAAAATTCGGCCAAATGAAATGTTATATACTAGATAAGCGTGTTATATAGTATCGAACTCTAAGATCCTAAATTAATTGAAACTCTAACAGACTCAGACGAATTACAAAACTGATATTTGATTACCAGCGCATGCTGTCTATTTTCATTCAATACAAAAACACGTTTAAATAGAAATGCCTTCACTTGTGCATTGCTCCTATATTCAGCACCAAGTAGGTGCAACTTCTGTTTGCGATTCCTTCCAGCCCTGATCTATATCCATGCTAACTATCAATTCAACTTTGAAACTTTCACTTCCGCAACCTGGTGTAAGAGATAACATATTGAATTCTTTTTCAATGGAGTCAAATCCTGAACATATGGTCCACTACTCCACTTCCCCCCATTGCATCCACCGTTTCAAGTTTCATTTGTGTTTAAAATGTGAACGAAAGAAATGTATATTTTTGTAATATGTGTGTAGACAAGGGAAGTATCATCTAGATAAGGATTTGTAGCATGTAAAGTGAGAAGTGATCCCAATCTTAAAATTAATAGAAAGAAACGTATGATGCTCATTGGTTCTTTGATTGTGCACTTGTAATTTTGTTGTTCACTATATTACCTGGACTCTAGAACTCATATCCGTCACATTTACGTGTTCAAATGTCCGACTTGAATCGAAGAATTATGGAAAAATACAATGTCTTTTGTCCAAAATAAAGTGTTCAGATGTCGTACTGCTTCAGAGTGTTGAGGATCCTACACTAGGGGTAAAATGAAAAATCCAAGGTGACAAAGGCTGTACATGTCCATTGGAATCTTTGTGTTGCTCATTTTCTTAAACTTGTTACTCTATCATAAACTTTCCTTTTAGTATTGGAGCTTATTACACTAAATATAATCAAGAGGAATCATTATGATAGTGCTGTCCAAGTCTAAGATGAAGAGCTGTCTATGATccaactttttctttattttttaaaccaAAGGCTATATATATGCACATTACATTACTGAAATGTGAGTCTTATAGATTAACGCATATGCTGTAGTTGTAAGTTTTTTTCCCAATTTTTTGGTGTGTGTATTGTTAATTTGTTACAGCCACAACTGCTGTTGTACTTGTTATTATTGCTGTTACTGTTACATGTATCACTCTTTTTACTTGTTTATTAAActtatttcatttatttcattTGACAGGTGCAAGCTCATATAGTCAAGCTAAGAAGGCAAATGAGTATGGTTGATGGCTCGTCTGGGACCGTGGATCCTGCTTCTGACTTTTGAATGTAAATTCTGACTTCGCATACACCTTGATAACTGCTTTGTTTAGATTCAAAGGGTTGTTTGTGTATGTGGTGAAATATAACAATTGAAACTTCATAGCTTAGATTGATCTAATTTTTTACTTAAATCTAAGGTGTTTTGTAAATGACTCAGAACACTTCTGTATGTTTCTGTATTCTAGAAGTTATCACTTATTATAGACTGATAACTGGCCTTTTAAAACAGATTCTCTTCTTCAGTTGTTGACATCTTGCTCATATACTTTCCTTATGTGATCAGAATCACGCATGTTGATTTGTTATTTGCTTTTCTGCTCTTTCTTTGTCTTCATTTTCAACTCTCTTCTTGACTATGCGGTTATGACTTGTGATGAGCAATGTTAGTTTGTTAAATGACTACTTAATTTTCGGTGTTAAGGAAGCAGCACAATTATGTTGGTATTTTCTTATATTCTCTGCTGTGCGGTGGGTGGCAACTCACTGGTAGGCTCTTAAGTTCTTTTACCGCATGTGCGCACACGCACACAAATGCTAAACCCCCAATATTGCAGGTGTCATCAGCAACCCCAAACTGGCTCACCGGGACCCATGTCCGAGATTAGAGGTATAATTGACCTTCATGTTCACATGGGCTGATTATCATTCTTGTTTGTTGTTTGGTCATGTTCTTGTCTATGTTCGACTACCTTATCCTTATCTTGTAATTTGAGCAGGGGGTCCGCCCAATCCCAAAAGCAGACTGTACAAGAGAAATGATTCTTTAGGTGGTTGTTTATTATGATTAATTGACCTTATTCTTGGTCTATTTTTTGTTGGGTAGTTTACAAACAAAACTAGCATGTTTTTGCCTTGGTAGGGTGGGTATTGGTGAAGAAAACATACTTTTTGTTTATTTCTAGCTAACAGCTGTCTTCTAAGTTCTATCAATGTGTGGCCACTCCATGCTGAAATAACTGCATGTTTGTACCATGTGGTCTGTATAACAATGTGTGGGATCTGTCCTATCTGCACTTCAAGTACCTTTCTAATGATGAAATGCAGTATTTATGAGGGCTCATACGTAAGATAGTCCCGAAAGTGTGCATGAAAATTGAAAACTCTTATAAGGCGACATTGTTAGTAGTTTTATCTGCAcgaataagtttttttttggttttaaaagGAAATATGGACTAAAAGCGATGGTGTTTTTGGGGATGAAATTTAGGAGAAAAACTTTCAACTCTAATCTTGGTCTGAAATGATGAGGCAAGGCCACAATTTGCGAAGGTTGATGAGAAGTGCATCTACAAATTAAGGTGAGTGTTATAGAGAAGTGCATTGATAGGAAGACAAAAAAGTTTGGTGGTGAGAAGTGCATCCAAAACCAAGTTTAATAGTGTTTCTCTTCTCAAACCTCTTAATTTCTACGCATGCAATGGcttgaatttgaaaatttattagttaaaaaataataactaaatcATTAAGCTAACGTTCGTCATGTAAATTTTTAAGGTGtcactatatatattatgtgaGTAAATAAAGCTTCGGGAGGCGACAACTCTCTAGCGTTCTAGCCCTACCCCACCTCACCCCACCCCACCCCATTGATAGAAAACTTGTGTTGTATTATTAGCTATACAGATTATTCTCTTTGACAAGGATTGCAATATTCAATCTGGAGGCCAATTTCCTGAAGACAATATGGTGGTTGAGATGTTTCAATTTCTACAAAGCTTCacctttattttgtttgtttatttattctacattttgttttttatgtatGAGGATGCGAGGATTAGTTCTCCTGTTTGGTGGGCCACAGCCATGAGAAATATGTCATGGGGATGATGGTTGAATTGTGTGTAGTAGAGAAAGTTGTCTTCTTAGGTCTTGGACAAGAGACTTGGGTAGgtattcttcattgtttgatAGATCTTCCTCAATTTGGGAACATGGGGGGTCAATCTCAAGGTGTACTGCAACTAGACAAACAACATTGTGGATGTGCATATGTTTCTATTCAAAATacttcaaatttttatttaccaTCCagcattgaaattttttaattttttaaaatagatgAACTAATGAGTTTGCGTCATTTtcttgtttaaaattttttgactCTAGAGTTGCAATATATCGTGTCTCATCTACTAGAATATCACAACAATACTCATCAATAAGaatctaatttaaaaaaaataaagcaatttTAAGCGGACAGATGTATTGAGTAGATTACTAAAGTTCTACTAGGCAATAATGTATCTACCTTGACTAAGGACATGTTCTCTTCGTCTGATCTGATTGGATCTGATCTGGATTTActaaggtctgatctgatctgatctgatctggtctgatctggtctgattcattctgatctgatctgaatctttctgatctgatctggtctggtctgatctgatctggtctagtctggtctgatctggactttctgatctgatctgaatagttataatgattattatttattattattattattattattattattattattatttattattattattattattattattattattattattattattatgtcttattattaatattacatactacatagttataatgattaataataataataataataataataataataataataataataataataataatattattattattattattattattattattattattattataatataataataataataataataataataataataataataataataatataatattaataataataataataataataataataataataataataatggtatggtttgatctgatctggtctgatctggtctggtctgatctggtctgatctggtctggtctgatctgaaactttctgatctgatctgaatagttctgatctgatctgaatagttctgatctgatctggtctgatctgttctgatctgattccaataagaataagtaataagtcaaaaaaataagttgaagagaacaccTTCTAACTCCATACCTTGTGTCTTAGTTATCCCTCTCTCTTGTCCCTTTTGGCATTGTACCTTTGTGCATGTGAGTGGACCTTGGACAACTTATGCTTATGTAATTGAAAGTTAAGGGTTGAAAACTTGGAAGATTCGGGAGGAACTAATAGTTATTAAGTCATGAATTTGGTTAGGCCACTAACGGTCTATTTTGTTGTCAATATTAAATAGTGTGAATGCTGTTGAAAAGTTAgtaatttttattgaaattttttttaatgagtttaATGGTTATACATTCATTCTTATTCTACTTTAACAATCTCATtttattcacaaaattcatttcaacGTATTACCATTTGGGGATATGGTATTACGTGGAATTGAAAATTATGTACAAAAGccttttttatgattaaagtttCGCGAATGctagcattatttaagtttttcaAACGAGATTTTTGAAAAATGCGTTGTACACTCAGTAGTACAGATGAAGTGGTTTTTAGGTGTATTGTTTAAATTGGCTAGTGATTTTGTATTCTCAAGTATATTGTGTTATGAGCCTTTTAGTTATAAAAAATAGTGCAATAacaaacacaaagatttaacaagATTCGTCAATTTGAAGTATATCTCCTAGGTGGCCTATCAAATTTATAGTTCGTGATCTCAATAACTCCATAAAAGAATTATAATAGAGGCATAGAGCTAAAGATAGAAATAACTTGGACAGTGAATAATGATAAGAGTTTTTTGTAAATTGTAAGCATTCTAGgttttcaataaaaatttgaGTTTCTTTAcattttgtgaatttttttgtagttatttTGGTTGTACCCTTTACATATATCTAATAGGtatgtttatttaataaataatagataaatttattttcagtaaatcgaacaaaattttgattttattattgacaatttaCAACAAACTAACCAACTATAAATCATTGTGGATACATAgaatagataaaaataaataaataaaaaaaataataaataaataaataaataaataggaaACATGGAAGTGGAGGAATTAGATAGGCTTGCCCAATTGACTCACAAAATCACAATCCTCTCCTTATATATACCTCTTGTTTGAGCCATCCCAATACTAAGTAATAAGCAACACCAATTTGAGTTGTTCATTAAAATTGTTGTCTTAAAGAAAAGCACATCAAGAACTACACGTACTCATCATCATCTATTATCGTACGACCAGTGTATCATCTATTATCGTATGATCAGTGTATCCCGCCTACAGAAAACAACTACACATACTCAAATCATTTATATACAAGTACATAGTTGATATGGGTCTAAAGAGTTTAAATAGACAAACCCAACTCAAACAAATCATGAAGAGATGTTCTAGCTTTGGAAAGAACAACCAtgaagtttgtgaagatgtccCTAAAGGCCATTTCGTAGTTTACGTGGGACCCAATCGAAGCAGGTATATTGTCCCTATTTCATGGTTGGCTAATTTTGAGTTTCAATCTCTTCTTCAACAGGCTGAAGAAGAGTATGGTTTCAAACATAATATGGGCATCACTATTCCTTGTGATGAACTTGTTTTCCTTTCGGTTGTATCGTCGTTAGCCTGATTCATATAAATAATATCAGTGCCTTAATCACAAAAGATTTATGGTGTCTGTCATCTAGGTTATCTTACACTACATCTTGGTAGTAGtgattgtaaaaaaaatttacctttaaTGTAAAGGATTAATATATACTTCCTACTTCTATATTGAAATCATGTAATTATGCAAGAGTTCAAAATTATATGTTTAGATAACAATTTTGGAAAGAAACAAAAGAACGGGAAGGAGAAGCAGGActgaaaaacagaaaaaaaaaaaaaaaaaaaggtaactCTTATTTGTTTAGGAGAagagtgattataatttttcctttaaattttttgaactttagagaattaaaaatataataaaaaattattcatcTAATCTCTCCAAATCTGTTccgtttcatttttttttatctaaactAGAAATAGGGATAGTTGGAGGCACCATATctatgttttagactactgatgtcctctttgattaccttttggtgttttTGCCCTCTTGCTTCTCTCGCTTTCTCAttactagtttttattttatttataggcagcttatttatctttcccgtgtaaCTACGTCTCATTAtctttctatgagcgggatatactaagtaggatgatgatgatgatggatcCTTCCTATGGTAATGATTGCACAATCACCTTTCATAGTCAATGTGATCATGTAGATGGTTTTGAAGTAAACCGAGTAACTCTTGTATAAACTTTGATATTGTGTATCTCTTTGATTATaccttaaatttttgattttagtcTTTAAACAGAATGGtgcattatatttatatatattaatctgTTAGTATCTATGTCAAAATCTCATGCTAATGTCCAAGCCTACATAGTAATGCTTGTTTATCTTAGTTTATCATTTTCTAGGCCTCATTCAACTTTTATAAGTGGATGCAAAGTGAACTATAAAGTGAGACATATCTTTGGAAATGATTATGGTCATTAGTCTAGTGTCCTACATAAAATTAGAGTTTGAGAGAAGAGATAGTGGACAGATCATATCTGTACCCCTTGAAGAAAAGGACAGAAAAAATGCGCACAATCAATTTAAATCCCCAGGTAGAGAAAGCCCTGCAATCTTTGAAAACAACCGCGTACTAAAAATTGCAACATATAggcttttttttataaaagaaattcGAGTTCAAAAGCTAGTGAATTAAACTAAAGCAAATTCACATAAACTAATATTTAAACCCCTTAATTTTGAGGGTCATGTGCGATCGGATATTTTACATGTGCTCATAAGCTCTCTTGTTCAGAGACAAGGTTCTAttataataatctttagaataatatatatgtgATGATTACTATTCTCTTTGCAAAGAGAATGGGTACAGATTGTCCGTCGCCTTTTCTCACCAAATCCTATTTTCGAGTAGGATATTAGTTGGCGATGATAATGATTGTTTATTATAGAACAAATAGAACCCACCAAATGAACAactaactttcttttttttgacAGACAAACTGACAATCAACTAATTTATCATTATTAAGCAAAAAATTGTGGAGAATCAAATCTTGTCTTAGAGTAACTATACTATTTTATCATAGTAAAGCTCCTGTTTAATTCTCACCTAATCTTTCTTTTTCCTCGGCATACCCAAAAAAATTGTAATTCATAAACACAAAAACCAACAATTTTGATTATCAATACTGATTTAGAAATTGATTGTATTGATGATTTGATTGACCTAATGAATTAGGCAAGACATGTAtggttttaaaaattaaatagaataaaatctCCTAATTACTTAACTTGTGGATGGGAATATATTAGTAGACTGTTTACATGACCTTATGAAAACTAGACAGAGAGTTTGGCATACTTGTATGAATGTCCTACAGTCTAAAGacaacatttattttattttattttattttattttattttttaatattgttaataaaaaaaatattttaaaatagttaattaGCTATTTAGATCACGCGTAGAGATACTCAATAAAAAAACTACCCTTAATGTTCCACCCACTGAGAACAACTTGCAAAGTTCTGATATGAAAAGAAGAAAAGTTgaattcaacaaaaataattttttctatttttatttcaagcatattacaagttacaacaatttatattactttcttttagtgtataaattttaaatcaaactTATTACATCTATCTTTTAGTACTTTCTTTAGTACTTAatgattctttaaaaaaaactaaaaattgaaacttaggaaaatattcaagaaaatagaattttaaactaaaatttataTGTTGTAATGATTTATTTACAACAAAAGCCAATTATATTAGACCGAAATGcagtaaattaatttttttttagtaaaaaattGGTGATTTAATCTTGGAATAATTTTATGAGATCAAAataaatttgcaaattatttgacATAGATGGCTTAAAATCATCATTCTAAATTTTTAGCCTATTTTAcactacaaaaattaaaataatcattctaaaaatacatattttcttcttctaAATCACATTCACTCCATATATCACAATTGGTATGTCAAGCAAGTGTTTAAAGTATGTCAAGTAGGATTTTAAAGTATGTCAAATAGCAGTTTATGGTATGTCAAGTACATATTTATGGTATGTGAAGTAAGGGTTTAGAATATGTGAAGTAGTGGTTTATGGTATGTGAAGTAGAGGTTTTAAGTTATGTTAATTAGGGGTTTATGATAAAGTAAGTATTCATAGTATGTCAAGTAGAGGTTTATGATAAAGCAGGTATTTATGGTATGTCAAGTAGAAGTTAATAGTATGTCAAGTAGGAGTTTAGAGTTTATCAAGTAAGAGTTTATTGTATGTCAAGTAGAGATTTACGGTATGTCAAGTAGAGGTTTAGAATAGAtcaatgaaaatcaaaataaaaaaaataagaaattggccaatgaaaaaaaaattacaactgaATCAGCAGAAAGTAACGTAATTCAATTTAAATAAGAATGCCTCTCATGATCGTTCTAGATTTAACAATagaaaaaatccttaaaataaaCGCTAGTTAAATCAtaactcaaattttttttgtaaatttaattgttaaaattaaattgaaagagaatataataaaaagtcataaaaaaaatcaccacATCTATCTTAagagaataaatatatattgagtcaattcaatcaaaatattATCACTTGAGAATTTGTGAAATGGCCGACTCGAATTATGAGTTTGTCATTCACTCACATCTATCTTGTTATCTCCGATTCTCTTTAGAGCCTAGTCTCTCTCTGACAGTCGACACGCCTTAGCATACCTTTTTCACTGTGTAGAACTTAAAAGTGAAAATTGAGTCCTCggaaagaaagagaaagaaggagacTTCGATCGACCGAGATCGAGGAGGAGagataaagagagagaaagagaagcaCCATCACCATCAGAAGAAGACTAAGAAGATGGCAACGAAGAACCAAGTTAGGGCATCTCACATACTCATTAAGCATCAAGGTTCTCGCAGAAAGGCTTCTTGGAAAGATCCTGAAGGTCGCATTATCATGAATACCACCAAAGAATCTGCTATTTCTCAGCTCAAATCTATTCGCGATGATATTCTTTCTGGCAAACAAACCTTCGATGATGTCGCTTCTCGCATTTCCGATTGTAGCTCTGCTAAGCGCCGCGGCGATCTAGGTCTGTTTTTTATTCTATGCTCGATTTCGTTTCATAGTTACTACTCTAtagatgtattattattgtgtggaaactCCATAAAATTTTCGAATCTGTTGTGCTTTCGTCTCTTCTCTGATCattgtttcattttcatttGATTTGCCAATTCTTTGTACTGAATCCTTTTTCGCTTGAAATCGATATACACTTATCAACTATTGCGGTTCATGATATATGTTCGGATCTGAAGTTAATTCTTTGTTATAAAGTGATGAAGCTGGGAAAGTGTAGAATTCTGTTATTTGTGAATGTGTCCTATCTTTGCGAAGTGATTTAACTGTTTTTCTTTTTGCTGATATTTACATTAAGGAATGATTTTTGCACATTTAACGCTGTTCTCTGTATATGTGTTGACTCTCCAACTTTTCTTATCCTGGTCTATGGTTAATGACTTGACAATTGTTCAAGATACATTAAAAATATCCAACATGTAGTTAGCAGAAAGGAAGTTAactcataaaaatataattggtaGAAAAGGACCACTAATACTAGTATTGAGGAGTGGCAAAAGGagtattaatattaatactGCTATATATGGGATAGTGGGAACCCTGTACGAGGTCTCTAACAGCTAATTTTCTATTTGGTTAAAGCAATAATCTGTTGTGGAACTTTTGACGAGGTCTCTAGGAGCTAATTTTTCATTAGCATATTACTAAAAATGTGagaaaattgattattttagtGTTTAGAAA from Amaranthus tricolor cultivar Red isolate AtriRed21 chromosome 3, ASM2621246v1, whole genome shotgun sequence includes:
- the LOC130808755 gene encoding peptidyl-prolyl cis-trans isomerase Pin1-like translates to MATKNQVRASHILIKHQGSRRKASWKDPEGRIIMNTTKESAISQLKSIRDDILSGKQTFDDVASRISDCSSAKRRGDLGPFGPGQMQKPFEDATFALEIGEISDIVETDSGVHIIKRTG
- the LOC130808221 gene encoding protein SMALL AUXIN UP-REGULATED RNA 9-like, with the translated sequence MGLKSLNRQTQLKQIMKRCSSFGKNNHEVCEDVPKGHFVVYVGPNRSRYIVPISWLANFEFQSLLQQAEEEYGFKHNMGITIPCDELVFLSVVSSLA